The Archangium primigenium genomic interval GCTCAGGGGCGAGGCGTTCCACTCGCGCGTGCGCTCCCGCTCGTCGTGCCAGCGGTGGTAGAGCGCCAGCCGCTCCGCGTCCACCCGGGGCGGGCCCACCTCCACGCGCAGCCGGGCGCACGCGGCGCGGGCCCGGCGCTGGCTGCGGTTGGGCTGGAAGGTCGCGGTGGGGATGCGCAAGGACACGCACTCGGCGCAGTCGCGGCACGCGGGCCGGAAGTACATGGGCCCGAAGCGGCGCCAGCCCCGCGTGAGCAGCACCTCGTACTCCTCGGGGCTCACGTCCTTCATCACCAACTGCTCGAGCGAGGCGCGCTCCTCGGGCAGGTAGCTGCAGGTGTCGGGCGGCTCGATGGAGTGTCCCACGAGGGTGGCCATGCGGCGCGCGGCTCCCTAACCCGGCTCGCCGGGGTTGCGCAGGCTCAGGCCGCCCACCGCGGGCCCCAGGGTCGTCACCACCCGGCCCGCCTCCAGCCGCACGCCGCCCGTCACGGCCAGCCGCACCACCAGCGGGTAGAGGCGGTGCTCCTCGGCGAGGATGCGCGCGGACAGGGCCGCCTCGTCGTCCCCGGGCAGCACGGGCACCGCCGCCTGCGCGATGATGGGGCCGGTGTCCATGCCCGCGTCCACGACGTGCACCGTGCACCCGGCCACCTTCACGCCCTGGTCGAGCGCCTGGCGCTGGGCATGCAGTCCGGGAAACGCCGGCAGGAGCGAGGGGTGGATGTTGAGCACCCGGCCCGGGAAGCGATCGAGGAAGTCCGCGCCGAGCAGGCGCATGAAGCCCGCCAGGCACACCCACTCCACGCCCGCGGCCACCAGCGCGTCGCCGAGCGCCCGCTCGAAGTCCGCGCGCGACGCCTGGCCCTTGTGATCCAACACCCGCGTCTCCACGCCCGCCTCGCGCGCCCGCTGCAGCGCGAAGGCGGTGGGCACGTTGCACACCACGAGCGCCACCTCGGCGGGGAAGTCCGGCCGGGCACACGCATCGAGCAGGGCCTGCAGGTTGCTGCCCCCGCCCGACACCAGCACGCCCAGCTTCACCCGGCCGCTCATGGCGCGATGACCGCCGTGGCCTCGCCCGTGCCGGCCTCGATGCGGCCCACCTCGCTGGCCTCCACGCCCCGCGCCTCCAAGAGCGCGAGCGCCACGGCCACGTCCTCGCGCGCCACCACCGCGATGAGGCCCAGGCCCATGTTGAAGGTGTCGTACATCTCCGCGCGCGCCACTCCGCCCAGCCGCTCGATGAGCTCGAAGAGGGGGGGGCGCGTCCAGGCCGTGCTGTCGAGCACCGCGCGCGTGCCCTCGGGCAGGCAGCGCGGCAGGTTGCCCGGGATGCCGCTGCCGGTGATGTGCGACAGGCCCTTGAGCTTCACCGTCTTCATCAGCGCGAGCACGTCCTTCACGTAGATGCGCGTGGGCTCGAGCAGCGCGTCGACGAGCGGCCGGTCCAGGCCCTCGGGCACCGCGTCCAGGGGCAGCTTCGCGTCCTCCAGGAGCACCTTGCGCGCCAGCGAGTAGCCGTTGGAGTGCAGCCCCGAGGAGGTGAGCCCGATGAGCGCGTCGCCCGGCCGGATGTCCCGCCCGTCGATGATCTCCGAGCGCTCCACCACGCCCACGCAGAAGCCGGCCAGGTCGTACTCGCCCCGCGCGTAGAAGCCCGGCATCTCCGCCGTCTCGCCGCCGAGCAGCGCGCACCCGGCTTGCTCACACCCCTGGGCGATGCCCTTGACCACCTCGGCCGCCGCGTCCACCTCCAGCCGGCCCGTGGCGAAGTAGTCCAGGAAGAAGAGCGGCTCGGCCCCGGAGGTGAGGATGTCGTTCACCGACATGGCCACCAGGTCGATCCCCACCGTGCCGTGCCGGCCCGCCTGGAAGGCCACCTTGAGCTTGGTGCCCACACCATCCGTGCCCGACACCAGCACCGGCTCGCGGTACTTGCCCGGGGGCAGGGCGAACAGCCCGCCGAACCCACCCACCCCGGCCAGGACCTCTGGCCGCATCGTGCGCGCCGCATGGGGCTTGATGCGCTCGACGAAGGCATCCCCCGCCTCGATATCCACTCCCGCCTGCTTGTAGGTCGTTCCCACGCCGGGCCTTGTACCGGCTTTGCCCACCTCCTGTCTCGCCTCACGCCATGCCCCCGGGGCCCCGGACCGAGGTGGGTGCCTGGACGACACCTGAGGGGAGAAGGACGGAAGCGCCAGACGGAATTTGACCCTATGAATCGGGACGGCTTAACTCCCGGATCGCGATGGGCGCCGAGGAAACCCTCTTTCAACGTTTCGGCAAGGAGTTCCCGAAGGGCACGACCCTCTTCCGCGAGGGAGAGACGGGCAAGGAGATGTTCGTCCTGCAGTCGGGACGAATCGCCATCTCCAAGCGCGTGCGCGACGAGGAAAAGGTGTTGGCGGTGCTCGGTCCGGGGGAGTTCTTCGGCGAGATGGCCATCATCTCCAACCGGCCGCGCAATGCCACGGCCACGGTGAGCGAGGACGCCAAGCTGCTCGTCATCGACCCGAAGACCTTCGAGGGCATGATCCGCGGCAACGCGGAGATCGCCGTGCGGATGATCAAGAAGCTCGCCGAGCGCCTGTCCGAGGCGGACGCGCAGATCGAGAACCTCCTGCACGGCGACCCGTCCAGCCGCGTGGTGCACCACGTGCTGCAGGCGTGCCGCCTGCGGGGCCGGCCCACCGACGAGGGCATGGAGATCGATCTCAACCTGCGCGAGCTTCCTCGGCAGCTGGGCGTGGGAGAGCCGGCCATCCGGCTCGTGTTGGACCGGCTCCACCGC includes:
- the purN gene encoding phosphoribosylglycinamide formyltransferase, yielding MSGRVKLGVLVSGGGSNLQALLDACARPDFPAEVALVVCNVPTAFALQRAREAGVETRVLDHKGQASRADFERALGDALVAAGVEWVCLAGFMRLLGADFLDRFPGRVLNIHPSLLPAFPGLHAQRQALDQGVKVAGCTVHVVDAGMDTGPIIAQAAVPVLPGDDEAALSARILAEEHRLYPLVVRLAVTGGVRLEAGRVVTTLGPAVGGLSLRNPGEPG
- the purM gene encoding phosphoribosylformylglycinamidine cyclo-ligase, with the protein product MGTTYKQAGVDIEAGDAFVERIKPHAARTMRPEVLAGVGGFGGLFALPPGKYREPVLVSGTDGVGTKLKVAFQAGRHGTVGIDLVAMSVNDILTSGAEPLFFLDYFATGRLEVDAAAEVVKGIAQGCEQAGCALLGGETAEMPGFYARGEYDLAGFCVGVVERSEIIDGRDIRPGDALIGLTSSGLHSNGYSLARKVLLEDAKLPLDAVPEGLDRPLVDALLEPTRIYVKDVLALMKTVKLKGLSHITGSGIPGNLPRCLPEGTRAVLDSTAWTRPPLFELIERLGGVARAEMYDTFNMGLGLIAVVAREDVAVALALLEARGVEASEVGRIEAGTGEATAVIAP
- a CDS encoding Crp/Fnr family transcriptional regulator, giving the protein MGAEETLFQRFGKEFPKGTTLFREGETGKEMFVLQSGRIAISKRVRDEEKVLAVLGPGEFFGEMAIISNRPRNATATVSEDAKLLVIDPKTFEGMIRGNAEIAVRMIKKLAERLSEADAQIENLLHGDPSSRVVHHVLQACRLRGRPTDEGMEIDLNLRELPRQLGVGEPAIRLVLDRLHRAGMLSLGDDSLTVQDTARLHDFLQYLEMKWKFGDL